A stretch of DNA from Montipora foliosa isolate CH-2021 chromosome 4, ASM3666993v2, whole genome shotgun sequence:
GATGCTGATAATATAGAATTTCACAGGCTGCACCGAGTTGGGAAGCGGACTTCCTCTGCTGGAAAGCCGAGACAAATAATTGCGCGTTTTTTAAGATACCCTGATCGTGAGGAGGTCATGTCAAAGGCGAAGAAATTGAAAGGTAAAAACTTTGGAATCTCACCAGACCTTCCAAAAGAAATTCTAGAGCGTAGAAAGAAGAAGATGCATCGTTTtaaaaaggcaaaagaagaGGGTAAGACCGTCTATTTTAGTAGGGCGGAGCCTGATAAGTTGTTTATTGACGGTGTTCAAATATAAAAACGTAAAATCTAAAACTTTAGGTCATGTATAAAACTATTTCTTTaccaaatttgcattttttttttccaagaactggggtttttttgtttgcattgttACTAGGTGTTATGAGGATTGCAAGACCCTTTGTGTTAGTAGCTCTATATTTAACAGCTTTCGCTGGCTACTTTTTTAACGATGTAATTATGTGTCGTAGTTTTGCTttgtgccttttgttttctttttcgcatTTTAGCGGGCTAACTTTATATTGTTCTTGTGTGAGGGACATGCAGTGCACCCATGGCTTGAGCTTCATGTATGCAGATGCCTCTTGCCGTATTTATTGTTCCGTTCTCTTCACTGAAATGACTCTTTGAAATCTTCACAAAACggaatttaaattttagaattcTATCTCTAAATGTTCGGGGGATTCACTCTTTTGACAAAAGAAAGGCACTTTTTTACTGGTTAACAAAAGAGAGATCCGATGTtatctttttacaagaaacttaCAGTACTCCAGAAGTCGAAATGTGTTGGAAGTCGCAGTGAAGGGGCAACATTTTCTTTAGTCATGGTTCGGAGCACAGTAGGGGGGTTATAATTTTGGTTAAGGAGAATTTCGATTGTGATATTGAAGAACGCCAAGAAGATGAACAAGgaagatttattattttgaaaggtGTCATTCAGGGatatagttttgtttttgtcaatatttattccccaaataAGACCAAAGATCAATGCATCTTCTTTGAGGAAATTCAAAAACAACTCGATAAATTAGAATTAGAGGATAATTGTGAAGTTATTATTGGAGGcgatttcaatgttattttcgATGCTGAGTTGGATGGAACTGGAGGCAAAACTCAAGTAAGAGAATCctgtaaaaaaattgaagatttgtGTTCATCTTATGATCTGATTGATATCTGGAGAATAAGAAATCCAGAGACTAAGCGCTTtacatggagacaaaaaaacccTACAATACAGCGACGTTTGGACTTTTGGCTAATAAGCAGTAGTGTTCAAGAAGAGGTAGAAGATGTAGATATTATTCCTGCAATAAGAACGGATCACTCCGCTATTACAATGCATATAAACGgaattgaagaaacgggacggggaccttccttttggaaatttaattctaGTCTTTTAGAAGATGATGAATATATCTCTTTTATAACTGAGAATTACAGTGATTGGTTGGAAGATGGAAAAGAGATTCAGGATCCAAGGGTCCTTTGGGACTTCATTAAGTATAAAATCCGTTATGAAACTTGTAAAATACTCCTTGCACACTCTTTTAATCTACTTTATACTTTGACGATTcactgaaataaaaatacatataaacCTACGTAAGGACACAAGAAAAGTACATGAACTACAAAAACGAAGAGAAAAGATTACACTTAAGATGGAAAGATTAAACTTACAAGATCTGTGCGGCACTCCGGTTTTACGATGACTAAATACAATATACGCAAACGACacttttatattaaaattacacaaaaaGAGTGAAGAAACAATACATGAAATACCACAAGTTGCATAATACGTAGAAACAAACGAAactaattagaaacaaaaaacgaacgaaaaactaaagaaagaacaGGAAAACTAATTACGAACAATACGAAAAAATGCAAgtaaaaaacaactaaaaacaaaGAGACTTGTGAATCGTGGCTACATACCGGCCCCAATGAACCAACTTAAGCTAAATGTTCATTACCAGCCTTACTTAAGACACGAGCGCAAGATTTAaattaaagattaaaaaaaaaaaataggagcAAAGTTCATAACGAGTTTTCATTTCTTGAACAATTCATGATAAGACAGTGCACAGGACTCGCTCATTGAGTAATCTTCGATGATGTGAAGATAAATGTCAGTGTCACTTCTTCAGCGGGAAAGTTCCTTGTCGCTTTCTaagaaacaaagtttggtaaCTGGTCGAACAAACGTTGCTAAGCTCGTGCGGACTTTCGCGGATCGAACAAATCCGTCCTTTCCTTGAAAAACTTCAATCACTCTGGCCAGGGGCCATCTACCACGATGAACGTTCTCATCCACAATCAGTACTAGATCACCAACAGAAAGGCAACGACGAGGCTTCAACCACTTTTTCCGTTCTTGCAGCGTTGGTAAATATTCCTTTAACCAGCGCTTCCAAAATACGTTGGACAGATATTGGACTTGTCGCCAGCGACGTCTGGTGTACATGTCTTCTTTGGAAAAGATACCTGGGGGGAAATTTGCGTTAGATCTTAACAGTAGCAAATGATTTGGTGTAATCGGCTCCAGGTCTTTAGGATCACTGCTTACTGGGGTCAACGGTCTGCTGTTGAGAATGCTTTGAACTTCAGTCATCATGGTTCTCAGCGATTCGTCTGATACCAGCTGTTCGCCCAATAACGCTCTGAGGATCTTACGCACGGATCTGATCATGCGCTCCCATACGCCGCCCATGTGTGATGCAGCTGGTGGATTGAATTTCCAAGTGATGTTTTTTTGTCGAAGGAATTCGTGAATGGAACTTTGATTCCAGGTCGCCAGAGATTCTCGGATTTCTCTTTCTCCTGCGCGAAGATTAGTTCCGTTGTCACTGTAGATGGTCTCTGGTTTTCCTCTGAGATTGATTAACCTGCGCAGTGCGTTTATGAAGGCGTCTGTATCAAGAGAATGGACAATGTCAATATGGACTGCTCTTATAACGAGACATGAGAAGAGGCAACCATAACGCTTCACACTTGAACGGCCTTGGCGCACATAGAGAGGACCAAAGTAATCTACTCCTACATGTGTAAAGGGCGGGTCTCCTGGTATCACTCGTTCCTTCGGCAAGTTTGCCATCAACTGCTCGCCTTTGATAGCACCAAGTTTCTTGCAAAGGAAACAATCGCGTATCACTCGGCGCACTGCTGAACGTCCCTTGATTATCCAATAAAGTTGACGCAGACTGGACAGGACGTATTCTTGGCCAAGATGACCGACTTGTTGATGATGCTGGAGAATAATCAGCTCTGTAACACGATGACGGTAGGGCATAATGATTGGATGCTTGATTTCATAGTTAACTTGTGCATTTTCTAGTCTTCCTCCTACACGGAGAATTCCACTGTCATCCAATTGTGGGTGAAGTTTTCGCATAGAGCTTGGGATCTTGGAATTCTTTAGCTTAGAGTTTACTTCACGGGGGGGATGTGATTGGTCTAATTGCTGTAAGGCCTTAATGACTTCTGGGAACACACTTCTCTGCACGTGCTTGAATATTTCTTTCTCAGCAGAGCAAACTTCTTCCACGGACAAAACACTCGAGGTTGTACCTGTAGCAGCAGCCGGACTTCTAAGGTACCTTTCAATGAACCAAATTTTGAATCGCAGAATCCAAGCTATGGCCTTTCTCAGTTTCTCCCATGAAGAATATCGTTCGATCAATCTTGAGACAACGTCTACTTCTTGACTATTTGTTAACGCTAAACAGCGAAGTTGCACGGTACGTTTTATTTCTGGATCTTCATCTGTTAATTCCGGTTGACAGAGGATGAGATCAGGGGGCCAGAATTCTTCTTTCTGCCTTAAGAACTGAGGACCTCCGAACCATCTGTCTTTCGCATGCATTTCTTCTATTGTGAGGCCTCTGCTTGCATCATCTGCAGGGTTAAGGTCCGATCTAACGTGCCTCCATTGGTGGGGTTTGGAATTCTCATGAATGACAGCCAGCCGGTTAGCTACAAATGTGTGAAATCTCTTCGATGTGTTTCTTATATACTGGAGAACGCAAGTGGAGTCAGTCCAAAATATCGATCGTGTTACTGGAATGTCAAGCTCTTCAACCAGTGTCCTGTTTATCTGGACGGCAAGAACAGCGGCCAATAATTCCAGTCTCGGAACAGTCATAGGTTTCAGGTGGGCCAGGCGCGACTTTCCCATGAGAAACGCACAATGGATCTTGCTCTCAACATCTGTCATTCTTAAATACGAAACTGCTCCATAAGCGATTTGAGAAGCATCAGCAAAGTTGTGGAGCTCGAAACTTCTCAGTTCTCCAAAGTCGATCGGCCTAACGCATCTGTTTACTCCCATTCCTGCTAGACTGGGCAACTTCTCCTTCCATATTTCCCACCTTTGACTTTCCACTTTGCTGACTGGATCATCCCATCCTAGTTTTTGTTTACATAGATCTTGCAACAATTTCTTTGCTGGTAGGATGATTGGCACTAGGAACCCAAGTGGATCATAAATAGAACTTGTTAGGGAAAGTATGCCTCTTCGGGTACTTGGCTTGTCTTTGAGAACCGCAGCAAAGGTAAACTTATCACTCTCCATGTCCCACTTGAGCCCTAGTGCTCGCTGAAGGGGAAGTTTGTCTTTGTCCAAATCGAGATCCAGCACCGATGGAGCTCTTTCATCTTTTGGAATGGATTCCAAGACTTCCGGTCTATTACATAGCCATTTTGTAAGCCTGAAACCGCCTTTTGCAAGAAGATTGCAAAGCTGAACAGCTACAATCGGCGTcgaaattgttgagacactcttatcctttagagtcgatttcaagctcggcggcacaaatggccccctcccccgcacccccgggacaatgttgtgtttttctgttttctacgagccttgtcgacagcggtacaacattgattagggtgggggagggaggggtatcccggaaacgtactttctggacaagttttctttgcaaacaatgaatgcgTCGTTGCCactgtgctctgttggcaactgtctcaactaattttgtcgccgattgtctgtttcagaaaacttcctttataccctttatacgggcacctatagaccagtctgtccgtcaatatgaccacatgagtaaaagactttttacaggtctaaaaaattacggatagtttattattctcgttttcgagtgtgaaaatgcgttgtcctgtgcttagcgaagattgtgacgtaagtgcaaaggacctgttcacttttgccttctttaatacgctatttgtcagtagcgtaaaagtatggatttgttaaagggttatgcctctaactccaattcatcagaagaagccgattttgttggtcgaagtggtgtcgcagatgaacgcgaaacagacatggtggctgttacagccggggaacacatttactttccacgctcaaattgctatgtcggtgcaaaaagactttccaccttgtcgcagacgctttgcagagctggttttggtgggaaatgaatgtttttgggagtaaagaaacaatattttctcatttaccacgagtaaccacgagtaaccacaagattattgtaaaaagataatgtaattattctagttgttaattatggttactcgtggttactcgtggccactcctccgcggagttcctaaaatcagagtagaGCAccgtttgctgctctttttttgtcccaggagttatatactgtctttgctatttatatttccctcttttttgtgggtcatatcccttgtaacaagttgaaatggaattctGTATGGTGAagttcaaaagggaatgctaaacgtcacgcaatgttccgaaagtatcactttatttcagaggtatgtcaaatccaaaacactgcataAATcttcttgaaattgtcattatttagtacgatgtcctttctctcaataataagcgtttgtggcggaacttaacttcgctgcgcgttcgacatccacattttggccgttgtaattgacgttctcggtagtgattacttgcgttaaaatttctcttttttttagaatgcggtacatcagagcccgtgagatatcacttcccctgacaatatcattcacattctgcccttcgcaaatagatggcaaacgtatacatgcccttatggcaagcgcATACACGCCcttatctcgttagaaatgttctgtgtgaaaaccatgttcgacactgaaatgtctgcaatcataccagtgactgctacatcaccgtaataaagaaaaaggtgatttaatatatgttctgatacttatatgacatgacaacgcataaacgctattgaaatgtgtatatttcatatattaatgcaaaaaaaacgcttatcagaagtcgtcattacacttcatacaaagttttttcatgcagacaatcggcgtcgaaattgttgagacactcttatcctttagagtcgatttcaagctcggcggcacaaatggccccctcccccgcacccccgggacaatgttgtgtttttctgttttctacgagccttgtcgacagcggtacaacattgattagggtgggggagggaggggtatcccggaaacgtactttctggacaagttttctttgcaaacaatgaatgcgTCGTTGCCactgtgctctgttggcaactgtctcaactaattctGTCGCCGATTGTAGGTCAACAGCTCTTTCAGAGGATTCAACCGACTTGAGGCAGTCATCTACGTAGAAATTTCTTTTAACGGTCTTCGCGATGTCCTCGGCAAATTCATCTTTGTTATCTTGTGCTGTTTTTCTTAATGCAAAATTAGAACAACTCGGTGACGACGTGGCGCCAAAGAGGTGGACCTCCATACGATGGTCGACTGGATCCTGGCTGAGGTCGCTGTTTGGCCACCACAAAAATCTAAACGCATCTCGGTCAGCAGGCGGCACTCTGACTTGGTGGAACATACACTCTATGTCCGCTGCTAACGCAACTGGGTTTTCGCAGAATCTCGTTAACACACCGACAATGGAATTGGTTAAATCTGGTCCACTGAGAAGTTGATCGTTCAGACTAGTCCCTCCATATTTTGCTGCACAATCAAAAACCACTCTCGTCTTCCCTGGCTTGTTAAACACCGGATGATGGGACAAATACCACAATGGCTTATCGTGAGCATTCATCTCGTGATCAGGCACTCTTCTTGCATGTCCTTTGTCCAAGTAGTTTTCCATGGTAGCTTTGTAACCATCAAAGAGTTTGCTGTCTTGCAGTAACCTTTTTTTCAGCAGGAAAAGCCGCCGTTCTGCCATGGATCGATTGTTAGGCAAATATGGATTCGGCTCTCTCCAAGGTAGGGCTACCTGGTAATGACCATCTACCATCGTTGCTGAATTTTCCGTAACTGCAAGAGCTCTCTTGTCCTCCAACAACATGGACTCCTTTGAGTTAGGACTTAATCCATAGTTCTCTATCTTCCAGAACTGTTCAAGTTGATGCATTAAACGATCATCATCCTTTTTGGTGACTTCTGTTAGGCGTACAAAGTTAACATGGaagcttttgttttcagctCTGTCTGTTGGCCCTATCAGAGTCCAGCCAAGGGGGGAACGTATGTCATATGGCTCTCCTCTTTCACCACGCCTTTTGTCTAGTACCCAGAAAGCATCTGGTACGTTGCTACCAATAATCAATTTGATTTCGGTCTCATCAATGCTCGGTAGTACGATGTCTTGTAAATGAGGCCATTGTTTCACGTCTTCTTGAGATGGGATACTTCGTTTGGAGGCATTTAACTTATCGACGGTCCACAATCTTGGAACTGTTATCTTTTCGACACCATCAAGTGCTTCAATTGTCAGGCTGATTTCTCGTCCAACTTTACGactgtcttctttttcttgtgtagttaaataaaacgttttcaGCTTTCCTTGCACTCCAAGTTTCACAGCTAGGTCGTTGTCGCAAAGCGATACATCCGAACCATTATCCAGAAGGGCGTAGGTCACCACCGTTTTGTCAGAGTCTCGACTTCGTACCTTCACTGGAACAACTCTCAAACAGACTTTCCCTTCATTGGCAGAGGCACTATGAGTTTGCCCGCTAGAAATAGGCAAGGAACTGTCAACTGGTTTTTCGGCGACCGGGACGTGAGCGCTGCTGACCAAGGACTGCTGTTGACCTGGAGGGTGAAGCTGCGTATGATGCCTTCTTGTGCATCCTGGTATTTGGCAGGCACTTTTAGCTAAACACCCAACAGCGATGTGGCCATACTTGAAGCAATTATGACACAGGTGGGCTTTGCGCATGATTTGTAATCGTTCTTCGAAGGTTTTCTTTTCGAAGATCTGGCATCTCAGTAGGGAGTGAGGTCCGTCACATGCTGGGCAGCCTACACGTCTTTGACCACCTTCTCTGTCACTGGTCACCTGGGTGCTAAGAGTGGTAACACGCTTAAACGGCGAAGGCCCAGTCTTTGAACTTGTTCTGTGCACTGAATGTTCAGCTCGGTCACGTACGACATCAATTATACTTCCAAACACAGGGTTGTTTGCGGCTCGGGCTTTAACTTTAACGAAATCCGCTATGTGGCCGATATTCGTTCTTTGGCCAGATTGTTGAATACCATCTGCTACTTCTATGAACTTAGCTCGGAGGTGAAAAGGCAATTTCTGTACAATTCGTCTCAGGTTGTCGGCACTATTGACTTCGTCCAAATACCCAATTGACCTCAGCGTATGTTCACAATCCTTTAACTGGTCTGCAAAGGTTAATAATCCGGAACGATCTGTTGGCTTTAAGGGAGGTCCTTCAGTCAACTTTGCTACATACTTCGAAGCGATTACAAACGGGTGACCGAACCGTTCTTTCAATAACTTCTTTGCGTTTTGATACTTAACTGACTGGTCCATGACTAAACAGCACTTGATGGTTTTTCTTGCATCGCCCGATGTGTATTGAAGAAGATACATCAATTTTTCACTTTCACTCGTTGCATTTCGCTCGATGttagtttcaaatgattttataaAATTCCAATACTCGAGAGGATTGCCATCGAAGGTTGGCAGCTCTGGTTTCGGCAATGCAAAGCCTTGCTTTATGGTTAAAGCCATACGGTCTAGTAAATCTATGGGCAAGGGATTACTGCTTCTTTCGTCATTTGCGAGTGGTTCACCACGAGGGACAAACTCTTCTGAATAATAATTCCTATCAATTTCTCTTGGGAGATATGAACGAGGTTCCCATTCTTCTGTTTTCACAACTTCGGGCTGCGatgcaaattttgatttttctgtgCACGGGAAAAATTTACTGGAAACAAATCTCGGCTGGGTTAAACCAGTATTCTCTTCCGTTTCAAACAGCTCAACTCGCAGATCGGCTTGTTCAATTTCATACTGCGCGTCTAAAATTTGTCTCTGTAActttatttcttcttcttgGCGTAATAATCTATGTTTTTTCTCCAGTTGCTGCATCTTCAAATGCGCCATTGCTTGTTTAGTTTTCAACGCCCTAATTGACAAATTTGAACTCGCTTGACTTCGACGCGAACTAGCGGCACTAATCGAGTCCTCAGGGGCGATGTCCAACACTTCTTGGGTTTTAGCTACGGGCGCGGCGCTGTCAATCCATTGTTTAACACTTTGTTCAAACTCTACCCTTTGTCGGCAGTGTTCGCGAAAGTAACGTGCTTCTTTatcccactcttcaggatcaTCTCTTAAAGTCGCCACATACTCAAAATGAGCTCTTTGAAAGCGACCGAATGCTTCTTCGAGCGCCAATATTTTCTCAGACACTTCGTCAACATTTCTTGTGTTTTGTTGCAATTCTTCAATGCTCCGAAATAACTGGGTAACTTTTGACAAATATCCCGACCTTGAGTTCTTGAGGTGAAGGCTTTCAACGGCGTCCGTAGAAAGCACTCTTCTTCTACGCCTAGGTTCACCGGACAACATGACATTCGACGAGATCTTTGAATGAAATGTAAAATACTCCTTGCACACTCCTTTAATCTACTTTATACTTTGACGATTCACTGAAATAACAATACATATAAACCTACGTAAGGACACAAGAAAAGTACATGAACTACAAAAACGAAGAGAAAAGATTACACTTAAGATGGAAAGATTAAACTTACAAGATCTGTGCGGCACTCCGGTTTTACGATGACTAAATACAATATACGCAAACGACacttttatattaaaattacacaaaaaGAGTGAAGAAACAATACATGAAATACCACAAGTTGCATAATACATAGAAACAAACGAAactaattagaaacaaaaaacgaacgaaaaactaaagaaagaacaGGAAAACTAATTACGAACAATACGAAAAAATGCAAgtaaaaaacaactaaaaacaaaGAGACTTGTGAATCATGGCTACAAAACTATTACCTATAGCAAACAGAAGGCTAGAATTAGAAGGGAGAAATTATTAGACttagaacaaaaaattaaagagtGCACAGCAAAATGCGATGAACAGCCCAGTCAAGAAAACTTGAGTGatctggaaattttaaaaaccgAATATGATAGTCAATATGATTATATAGCGCAAGGAGCAATAATTCGCTTGAGAGTAAATTGGTACGAATATGGCGAGAAAAGTAATAAGTACTTTTTGAACCTagaaaattccaaaaagaaaaaaagttgtattaGGAAGTTAGTGGGGTTTAATGATGAATGCATAATGGATCCGAAACAAATAATGACAGAGATTCATAGCTTTTATGCCAATCTTTATGATAAAGACTCTTGTCAACAGGGTGGCTTGTCGATTGATGAATTCCTTAAGAATGTAAATACCAACATATTAACAGATGAGCAGCAGGaatatttggagaaaaaaattacaacaaacgAATATTTAGAAGCGTTGAAatcatttgagaaaaacaaaacaccaggGAATGATGGATTAACTGTGGAGTTTTATCTTGGCTTCTGGCATCTCATAGAGAAATGTCTCGTCAATTCCTTGAATTTCGCTCACAAACACGGACAACtgtcaaattcgcaaaaacaaGCTATGATTACGCTGTTGGAGAAGAAGGACAAAGACACGTTTTATCAAAAATTGGAGACCGATCTCACTGATAAATGTCGCATCAAAGGCGATTGCAAGAAAGTTAGAATTGTTTTTACCTGAGCTTATTCATTCAAATCAAAATGGTTTTATCAAGGGAAGATCATTACTTGACGGAGTTCGAACAATTGAAGATGTACTTGAATTTGCTAAAACACGGGATTAGGCCATCCCACCTGGGATCCTAATATCCCACATGGGATGATCATCTTCTCAGCCGGGATCTTTGGCGAGATTCATATATCCCACCTACCCTTGCATCAGGAGCCCGGCCAAAAACCCGGCTAGCCTGGCAAAGGCAGGCCAGGCCAGGCTTTCCGGGTTTTTAGCCAAGCTTACCAGGAAAATGCGGCCTGGTAAAGCCCGGCAAGCATGGCCACAGCCAAGCTTTCTCTGCAACCTTGGCCACCAAAGCTTGGCCTTCCTGGCCTTGTTACTTCCAAGGCCGAGCTTTCTCTGCAACCCTGGTCAAAAAAGCCAGGCTTGACCAGGCTTTTTTGAATTTCTAGGCCATAAAATGTTTCTAAAGTCTTCAAGATTACAGACATTGACTGCTATTTAGTGTAACATTGTCTGTAATCACTCAGTGACCAGTGACCTTAACCAAACTCTGTGGGCTCAATTGAACtgtctttgaagtaacaatctttaaagtgcacctaaacccatatattttttgttcctaatgtaaatctccccatccaaagcaaacatatgccAGCATTGTTACGCacaatttcgctttttctgtgccgtacaagccacgtaaacttggcagaactagcagtaatttggacccacgaccgtgatgcgagaggcatgggtctattctcgattttacgtcacaaactgctttgcattcctattttcaaagaaattttgcattgcaaagcagtttgtgacgtaaaatcgagaatagacccatgcctctcacatcacggtcgtgggtccaaattactgctagttttgatacCTTTGCGCTTATTGCCTGACAGATAAAAAAGCGTAATTTGAGGTAAGAATCGTCAAACAAGTTTGCTTTCCGTGCAGAGATCAATATTGTACACTAAAAATATttgggtttaggtgcactttaaatgGCCTTGACGATGTCTTGCAAAATATGATGATGTTATGGTTTAACGGCCAATTATCTTTAATGTAGCAACGTAAACATTATTTTATATCTCACACTTGAACatgaataaaaaattattatattgactgttccTAAATTTGACACCTGAGACTAAACCTTTGCATGATAATTCTTAGATGTACAGGGTCTCTGATAAAAGAGCAATGTAAAATTAATGATTTAATTCCTTCTCATTCTATCATGCTAAAGTACATCTGTAGTCACACTGTTCAGCCAAAAAGCCTGGCCTTCCCGGCCTTCCAAGATTTTTAAGCCAGGCTTTTCTGGATTTCCAGGTCTAATTTTTGGGAAGTAAAAGCTAAAAGGGCAATGTGGATTTTATGGGAATCTTTAAGAATTCCACTCAATGATTCAACTTGAGGGTCACTTGAGCAAGTTGAAATTCGTgaaaattttgtgcaatagtacTGAATGTGCCAGTGAGACAATAATCCAAGTTTAAGTGCCCTTTTAGGATTTGATTTCTTCTGGTGCCTTGAAAAAATGAGCTTTAACTTCAACCttcaatacatgtataatattcAAAGCATGCCAATGTGAATGCGATATTTTTCGAGTTAATTCACTACTCGTAATATATGTACTTTGCTTAaacaatgtcctttaaaggccccaaactttgaacataaaatcactctgtacacggagaaatgaaaaagagaTCTTTTATTCTGATGTATCCTACAGATAATGTGACAAATAtcatcaacggattaccttgtttgatgctctcataatcggccttattccaaaaggaacatgatgcattactcttgaaaattacacactccaagtcagtactaataatcctttcaatgaactccagtatctttcaaatcttgcccATTTATAATGAATCCGTggaaagattgtcatcctccgccatcttgaataacacgtgagagaccggactggaaactagcgagcccttttcgttttggtcagcaggcagtggtaaccagtccagctcCTACAGACTTTGGGCGGTCTTATTCAAACGTTCGTGTATCAAGGATCACACTTTTGTGCATGGTGACgattttttggttagttttactctttaaatcgtgatccaggcaaggaaatgcttacaacaactcaagtaaaaaggtaagagttaactttaagcgaataacatttgatttgatgccttattgtctaTAAAATGAGGATTGGTTTACCGGTATAtagaattcacatttttcaCACCTCAATTTGGTTTAAATGCTATAACCCTGTAAAAAATTTGGTAAACCTTTAATGAAGAATAATGAAGTTTTAGAGCAAATGCTGAAGCAAATGGTTTGGAAAACAAGTGCTCATACTGCAAGTTATATGTATGCGATTGACAAATGATTCCTTCTCGTAAAAATGCTAAATGCTGTCACTTTAACTActgtaatcaatgcagaaaatgcctgagaaaggTATTATTGACGTCTGTAAGTAAAGAGATCCA
This window harbors:
- the LOC138001486 gene encoding uncharacterized protein, which encodes MLSGEPRRRRRVLSTDAVESLHLKNSRSGYLSKVTQLFRSIEELQQNTRNVDEVSEKILALEEAFGRFQRAHFEYVATLRDDPEEWDKEARYFREHCRQRVEFEQSVKQWIDSAAPVAKTQEVLDIAPEDSISAASSRRSQASSNLSIRALKTKQAMAHLKMQQLEKKHRLLRQEEEIKLQRQILDAQYEIEQADLRVELFETEENTGLTQPRFVSSKFFPCTEKSKFASQPEVVKTEEWEPRSYLPREIDRNYYSEEFVPRGEPLANDERSSNPLPIDLLDRMALTIKQGFALPKPELPTFDGNPLEYWNFIKSFETNIERNATSESEKLMYLLQYTSGDARKTIKCCLVMDQSVKYQNAKKLLKERFGHPFVIASKYVAKLTEGPPLKPTDRSGLLTFADQLKDCEHTLRSIGYLDEVNSADNLRRIVQKLPFHLRAKFIEVADGIQQSGQRTNIGHIADFVKVKARAANNPVFGSIIDVVRDRAEHSVHRTSSKTGPSPFKRVTTLSTQVTSDREGGQRRVGCPACDGPHSLLRCQIFEKKTFEERLQIMRKAHLCHNCFKYGHIAVGCLAKSACQIPGCTRRHHTQLHPPGQQQSLVSSAHVPVAEKPVDSSLPISSGQTHSASANEGKVCLRVVPVKVRSRDSDKTVVTYALLDNGSDVSLCDNDLAVKLGVQGKLKTFYLTTQEKEDSRKVGREISLTIEALDGVEKITVPRLWTVDKLNASKRSIPSQEDVKQWPHLQDIVLPSIDETEIKLIIGSNVPDAFWVLDKRRGERGEPYDIRSPLGWTLIGPTDRAENKSFHVNFVRLTEVTKKDDDRLMHQLEQFWKIENYGLSPNSKESMLLEDKRALAVTENSATMVDGHYQVALPWREPNPYLPNNRSMAERRLFLLKKRLLQDSKLFDGYKATMENYLDKGHARRVPDHEMNAHDKPLWYLSHHPVFNKPGKTRVVFDCAAKYGGTSLNDQLLSGPDLTNSIVGVLTRFCENPVALAADIECMFHQVRVPPADRDAFRFLWWPNSDLSQDPVDHRMEVHLFGATSSPSCSNFALRKTAQDNKDEFAEDIAKTVKRNFYVDDCLKSVESSERAVDLQSATELVETVANRAQWQRRIHSVQLCNLLAKGGFRLTKWLCNRPEVLESIPKDERAPSVLDLDLDKDKLPLQRALGLKWDMESDKFTFAAVLKDKPSTRRGILSLTSSIYDPLGFLVPIILPAKKLLQDLCKQKLGWDDPVSKVESQRWEIWKEKLPSLAGMGVNRCVRPIDFGELRSFELHNFADASQIAYGAVSYLRMTDVESKIHCAFLMGKSRLAHLKPMTVPRLELLAAVLAVQINRTLVEELDIPVTRSIFWTDSTCVLQYIRNTSKRFHTFVANRLAVIHENSKPHQWRHVRSDLNPADDASRGLTIEEMHAKDRWFGGPQFLRQKEEFWPPDLILCQPELTDEDPEIKRTVQLRCLALTNSQEVDVVSRLIERYSSWEKLRKAIAWILRFKIWFIERYLRSPAAATGTTSSVLSVEEVCSAEKEIFKHVQRSVFPEVIKALQQLDQSHPPREVNSKLKNSKIPSSMRKLHPQLDDSGILRVGGRLENAQVNYEIKHPIIMPYRHRVTELIILQHHQQVGHLGQEYVLSSLRQLYWIIKGRSAVRRVIRDCFLCKKLGAIKGEQLMANLPKERVIPGDPPFTHVGVDYFGPLYVRQGRSSVKRYGCLFSCLVIRAVHIDIVHSLDTDAFINALRRLINLRGKPETIYSDNGTNLRAGEREIRESLATWNQSSIHEFLRQKNITWKFNPPAASHMGGVWERMIRSVRKILRALLGEQLVSDESLRTMMTEVQSILNSRPLTPVSSDPKDLEPITPNHLLLLRSNANFPPGIFSKEDMYTRRRWRQVQYLSNVFWKRWLKEYLPTLQERKKWLKPRRCLSVGDLVLIVDENVHRGRWPLARVIEVFQGKDGFVRSAKVRTSLATFVRPVTKLCFLESDKELSR